The segment GGCCATGCCCAGGGCGTTCAGCGCCTGAGGATTTTCGGGTGATTGCTCCAATATCGATTCCAGCAGCCGAAGCTCTTCGGCCCGATCACCATTTCGACGCGCCATGGCCGCTGCAGCAAATATCTGCGCAACCGCTTCCTCAGCCATCAAATCCCCCACACAAGGCCACACCACGCAAAGGGGTAGTCATGGGGAGATTGCGGCGCAAGCAACAGCTTCGTTCGGCGGCTGCAACCTTGTCGGCTCGCAAGCACCATGTCATGCCGGGTGCATGACCGCGCCACAGCCCAATGTCGCCCAGATACCGTCCGATGCCGAATGGCTCGCCCATCGTTATGATCCCGGGCACGACGCGTTCCACTTCGTGCGCCTGCCGCGTGCCGCGCACGACCGAGCTACCTTCCTGACCGACGAGTTCATTCCCGGGCACGGCAAGCCCGTGGTGATACGTCGGGAAGAGGCCTTTTACGCCGCGAGCCTCGCTGCGCCGGTGCATTTCATCCTGCATTCGGCCTATTGCTGCTCCACCCTCCTCGCCCGCGCGTTCGACATTCCGGGGGTTTCGATGGGGCTCAAGGAACCCGTCGTGCTCAACGACATTATCGGCTGGCGCCATCGCGGCGCACAGGGTGCCGAAGCGGCCAGAGTTCTGGACCATAGCCTGCGCATGCTGGAACGACCATTCCAGCCCGGCGAGGCGGTGGTGATCAAACCATCGAACCTGATCAATCCGCTGGCGCCCGCGATGCTCTCCCTCCGCCCCGCGGCAAAGGCGCTGCTGCTTTACGCGCCGCTCGATATCTATCTTGGCTCGATCGCACGCAAAGGCATGTGGGGGCGGCTATGGGTACGCGACCTGCTCACCAAGCTCATCCGTGAAGCGATGGTCAACTTTGGGATGAGCACCGAGGATTATCTGAAGCTGACCGACATTCAGGTTGCGGCTATTGGCTGGCTTGCCCAGCATGCGCAGTTCGCGGCGCTTGCCGAGAAATTCGGCGACCGTATCGTGACGCTGGACAGTGAAACGCTCACTGCGCGCCCGGAAGACGCAATGCGCGCATTGACGCACCATTTTGGACTGCGGGTTGCTGACAAGGCGCTTGCCGACATTGCCGCCGGGCCGATCTTCACGCGACATTCGAAAAGCGGCGCGAATTTCGAAGCGAGCAAACGCCAGGCCGAACAATCCGAAGGACTAAACATCCACGCCGAAGAAATCGAGATGGTGCGCACATGGGCGCTGGCGCTGGCTGCCAATGCAGGCGTGAAGATGGAGTTGCCCGCTTCGTTGCTGTGACAATCCAACAAGTGTGATTGGTTGTATCGCGCCGCCGTAAGGCACAACAGAAAAGGCGGGCTTTTGGCCCGCCTTTCCTCTTTCAGTTGTATTCGCAGCACAGGATCAGAAGCGGAACTTCGCGCTGATCGCATAGCGACGGCCCAGAGCGTCGTAAGTCGACGGATAGACGTTGCCGCTGTTGTACGAGGTCGAACCCAGGGTGTTACCCACAACCTTCGGCTTGTTGTTCAGAAGATTCTGAACGGTGAGCGTGATCGTGACGTTCTCGGACGCGTGGAAGCGGCCGGTCAGGTCGAAATAATGCTCAGCCTTGATCTTGCGGAATTCCGGATCGACCATGCAGGCGCCGCCATCGGCACCGAGCGGATCGGGGCAGTTACCCGGATCGATCAGTGCTGCGTCCAGATCGTCCTGGAACTGCTGCGGCTCAAACTTCACGCCGTCGACATAGCGCCACAGGAGCGAAATATCGGCATTATCGAACGACAGGGTCGAACGCTGCGAGAAGCTGAATTCCGGCTGGATCGAAAGGCAGTTGACGCTGTAATAGCCAACGCACTCACGATTGATCGAACCCGGAGTTGCCTTGAACTTCTGGCTGTTGGTCCAGTTGCCGTTGAGGCTCAGGGCCAGCTTGGCAAAGCCCAGATCGCGATCATAGTTGAGCGACAGATCAACGCCGTCGGTCGTCAGCTTGCCGAGGTTCGACGTCGTCAGGAACAGGCCCGGAACTTCCGTCGGTTCGCCGAAGAGGCTGCCCGTCACCGCGTTACGACGGATGACCGTGCAGTTCGGATCGGTTGCGCTGGCAGCCGTGATGTTGCCAAAGCAGGATGCGATGGCATCGCCCGGAGTGGGCGAAGTAATCGCGTCCTTGATCTTGATGCTGTAATAGTCGACCGACATCGAGAAGCCGGGCATGAAGTCAGGCTGCAGGACAACACCGACCGTGTAGCTGTTCGACTTTTCAGGCTTCAGGTTGAGGTTACCACCGCCAGTTGCGTTGACCTGACCCGATTCGTCGTTTTCGATCGCGCCGATGGTCGATGCCGGCGCGCCCTGTGCAATACAGATTGCACGCAGATTAGCGTCAGCCACCGGAGCCGATCCGGCGCACGGATCGCTGCCGAGGTTGGTAAGCGCGGTCGTGACGGGGTTGAACAGTTCAAAGATGTTCGGTGCGCGGACTGCATGTGCATAGTTACCGCGGATCTTCACACCATCAACCGGGGTCCAACTACCGCCAGCCTTCCAGGTGGTCGAGTCATAGCTCGGCTTGCCCGGCGCATCGACGGTGTAGCTGGAGTAACGGATGCCCGCTTCGATCGTCAGATCTTCGAAGAAGGGCTTATCCTGAACAACCGGAACAACGAGTTCGCCGATTGCTTCATATACATCGAAGCCGCCCGCGATGTTCGGTGCCGCACCGCCAGCGCCACCGAGATCACCAGACTGCGAAAGCAGATCGGATTCCTGCGATGCCGTGTACTTGCGGTATTCACCACCGACTGCGAACGCGACGCCGTCGCTTGCCCAAGGCAGCGTGAAGCCCACATCGCCGTTGATCATCGCACGCGCCTGAGCGAGCGAGGTCTTGGTGATAATCTGGCTGTTTGCGTTAAGGAACGCATTCATGCCCGGCGTGATCGAACCGTCGGGACCGAACAGGTTGAGCGGAACGCAATCATTCGCCGTATTGAGGCACGACGTGCTGTTCGTCGACATCAGGGCCTGACGGACACGCGAGTTCAGCCAGTAGCCCTTCTGGGTCTGGATGTTTTCGCTCTGGCCATAGGCACCGAACACATCCCAGCTGATGTTGTCGGTGATGCCACCACGGGCACCAAGACGATAGTCAAAGAACGTGGTCGTGAAGTCGCTGACGCGCGGACCGAACTCGGTTGCACGGCGGGCCAGAGAGGTCTGCGGGTTCGACTGATAACCTTCGCCGGCTTCGATCGTACCATTGTTGTTGATGTCGGACGCAACAAAGCGGCTACCAACGCCAACGGCACGGTAGTTGGGATCGCTCGGATCCGTCGCGGTTGCGGCGGCAGCGCATTCGGCCTGCGTGAACCGCGGCGTGTAGCCGACGCCCGGGTTCACGTCGAAGGCGCAGAAGGCGTTACGCTGAGCGGCCGAAAGAAACGGGTTGCTGAGCGGAACGGTGACACCGATGTTGAACGCGCCCGAGGGAGCGATGATCGTGCTGACGGTGTTCTTCGAGAAGATACCGCGGGTATACACCTCAATGGCGTCGCTCACTTCATAACGGCCTGCACCGTAGATGTTGAAGCGCTCGAACGGCGTCTGGAAGATATTGTACGGGTTGAAGTTGAATGCATCAAACGCAGAAGAGGGACGGAAAGCCCCGCCTGCGGCAGTAACCTGACGGTTGCCCTGCGTGTTGGTGCAAGTGATGCTGAAGCCCTGACCGCAACCAGCCGTGATCGAGTCGAGGCCAGTGGTGCTGACGCCAGTAAAGCGCGACGGCGACGACGTACCCGAACCGCTGGGCAGACCGCTGTAGGAGTCGATCTGAAAGCGTGAGAAGCCACGATCGCCCTGATAAACCGGGTCGGTCTGCTGATAGCCAACCGAGAAGACCGCGTTACCGCGACCATCGTCGAAGTTTGCACCCAAGGTGACGTCTGCGCGGAACGCATTGCCGTCACCCTTTTCGGTGATCTGGTTCGAGATCGTGGCTTCGAGACCCGAGAAGTCCGACTTGGTGATGAAGTTGACAACACCCGAGATCGCGTCCGCACCATAGGTCGTCGATGCGCCACCGGTCAGGACGTCGACGCGCTCGATAAGCGCGAGCGGGATGTTGTTAAGGTCGAAACGGCCCTGCAGTTCGGCGGGAACCAGACGAACACCGTCGAGCAGGACGACGTTGCGGTTCGAACCGAGGCCGCGCAGGTTGACGAACGATGCGCCGCCGTTGCCGTTGTTGACCGCCGAACCGATGCTGGGAACCGCGCCGGGAACTTCACGCAGGATTTCTTCTGCGTTGTTGTTCTGCTTCAGTTCGATCTGGTCCGCAGTGGTTGCGAGAACCGGAGTTGCGCGCTGAAGGTTCGGATTCTTGATCAGCGTACCGGTGACGATGATTTCCTGGCCTTCGGCCGCGACTGCTTCGTCTTGCGCATAGGCAGGCGCCGAAAGCAGCGCGAAGCCCAGCACAACCGGCGCAGCGCCGGCCATGAGGCCGTTAAATTTTGCGATTTTCTTCACAGTCCAGTCCCTTTTCTGGATTGCCCGAAGCGATGAGCCGCCCGGATGTTAGGCAGCGTGGAGTAGTCGCTTTGTGTCCCCTTTTCCCCACGCAGCATGGCTTGGGAGTTGCACAGGGCCTATCCTCTTGTAAACCAAGCACGTAGGCAAAGAGCGCTGTTATCCGGGGGGTGTCGCCTAATTGTCACACTCGCAACTATCCCTGCAGCGACGTGATCGACGACCAATTCAAGACATGAAATTACACGAATGGACCTTCGATTGAATTGAGGTGACATGATGAGGGAAAAGAAATTGTCGAAAAAACTATCGCTCGTCTTGGGGGCATGCCTTGTGGCCAGTCCCGCGCTTGCCGCCGAGAAGAAATCCCAGCCGCTGCCGGCTGTTTTCCAGAAACTGATGGCCTGCCGCGCCATCCCCGAATCGGCCGCGCGCCTGGCCTGTTTCGACGAGGCTTCCGCATCGATCGACACCGCCGAGAAGGCCCGCGAAGTCGTCATCATCGACCGCAAACAGGCGGAAAAGGCCGAACGCGGCCTGTTCGGGCTGACGCTGCCCAGCGTTTCGGCGATCTTTGGCGGCGGGGATGATAATCCGGCAAAGGAAGGCGCGCTGGCGCAGATTGAATCGACGATCAAGCGCGTCGATCCCGTCGGCTATGGCAAGATGACTTTCGTGCTCGAAGACGGCGCGATCTGGACGAGCACCGAGGCAGTGACCGGACGAACCCCCAAGGTTGGCGCCCCGGTGACCATCAAGCGCGGATCGCTCGGCAGCTATATCCTGTCGAGCGATACGGGTCGGCCGGTGCGTGTGAAGCGCCTCCAATAATCCGGATGATACAGCCCTGCCCCCAAAAGGGGCGGGGTTAGTCCGGGATTGGCATGGGCCCGGCGATGAGCAGCGGATCGATCCGCTCCCCTTCCCACATCATCCCCCAATGAAGATGCGGCCCCGTCGCGCGGCCGGTGGCGCCGACGGCGCCCAGAACCTGCCCCTGGCGGACGATATCGCCCACCCGGACATCGATACGCGACATATGCAGAAACGCGCTGTTCAGCCCCATGCCGTGATCAATCATCAGCAGATGCCCCTCAAGCGTGAAGGGCGCGGCGGCCGCCAGCGTGACCACGCCGTCGGCAGGTGCCATGATCGGCGCGCCCGTCGGCCTCGCGACGTCGACGCCCGAATGATAAGCGCCCGGTTCGCCGCGATAGATGCGCTGGGCACCGAACAACCCCGAAATCCGCCCGGTTGCGGGCCAGATGAATTTCTGACGCCAGCCACCGGCATTGGAACGGACCGCACGCGCGGCGGCGATCTGTTTCAACTCGTCAGGGCGCAGTCGTTGGAATTCGGCGCTCGGGCGCGTCTGGCGGGGAAGCGTGCTGAGATTTTCGATCCGCCAGCCGCGCGGGGCAATGGCGAGCGTGCGCCGCACCACGGTGCCGTCTGCGCGGGTGGCGACCAATTCGGCCTGTGCCGCGGCGTCGCGCCCGAAGCCGACAAGAAAGCGTCCGTCAGGCGCGAACGAAACGCGCTTACCGCCCAGCGTCAGCGACACGGTGTCGGACGGCACCAGCCCGGTTGCTATACCGCCCTGAACATAGGGGCCCGCCAGCACGAAATCGGGACGCGCCGGTGGTGGTGCGGACCGTATCACGGGCGCCGGCCTGGGTGCAGGATTGGCGACGGCGCTGTCGACCGGCGCGCCCGTTTGCGCACACCCGACGACAAGCATCGTGGGCGCCAGAACGGACAGCCCGAACAGGAACCTCACTGGCCGAGCGCGGCGCGGACCGAGATTTCGGAGCTGGCATAGGGTTCCTGCTTGGCCACGCTCCAGTAGCGAAGCTGGTCGAGCGGGATCTTCTCTCCGGTCACCGCGCACACGACGTGATCGCCGGATGCGAGAACGCGCAGGTTGTTCGCCATGTAATGCAGCTTGGCCTGCTTGCCGGAATTGAACATCAACATCGGTGTCACGTGCTCCACTATACAAGCGCCTAGAGCAGCGTCGGCTGTTCCGGCGTGGTCTGATCATAAGCCTTGGCGCCGGGCCGCTCAACCCGCGCGTCGACGGCACCATCGCCGAAATGGAGCGTCAGAGCGCCTGCGGCCCGCGCCTGCGCCGCCGTGGTGACGACACCGCCACCGCGCTTTTCGACCTTGGCATAGCCGCGCGACAGGGGCTTGTCGGGATGAAGGGACTCGAGCAACCGGCCGAGCCGCTCGACACGCTCACGGTCGCGCACCAGCTGCCGGTCGATGAGCCCAGGGCGGAGGCCTGCGCCCGCCCGGGCAAGCGCCCCGCGCCCATCGGACAGCCGGTGCGCGAAGCCACGGCGTAGCCTGTCGCCAAGCTGGTTCAGTTGTTGCGCGCGGCGCTCGGCAAGCTGGGTAGGCCGGGGCAACATCCGCCAAAGCTGATCGAGCCGATTGCGATCGCGCAACAGCCGCTGCGACAGGAGCGCGGGCCGCAGCGCAGCACCGGCATGGGCAAGATCGCCGCGCGCGTCGGAAATGCGGTGCGCAAGCCCGCGCCGCAGCCGTTCGGCCAGATCGTCGGTGCGCTGGCGCTGCGGATCGAGCAACTGCGCCGGACGCGGCAAAAGCCGGGCAAGCGCCGCCAGTTGCTCGCCCGCGCGTTCATGATAGCGGCGCGCAAGCCGTGTCATGCGCATCCCCTGCTGACGCAGATGCGCGATCAGATCGGCACGCACCGGAACCGCGATCTCTGCGGCGGCGGTGGGGGTGGGTGCGCGGACATCGGCGGCGTAATCGCACAATGTGGTATCGGTTTCATGGCCGACCGCCGAGATGATCGGGATCGAGCATTCGGCGACCGCGCGGACCACCGCTTCCTCGTTGAACGCCCAGAGATCCTCGATCGAGCCGCCACCGCGCGCGACGATGACAA is part of the Sphingomonas sp. C3-2 genome and harbors:
- the xseA gene encoding exodeoxyribonuclease VII large subunit, encoding MNDPFDYQSSGRLLAEERGGDNAPALSVSELSLSLKRMVEGNFSHVRLRGEISGYKRAASGHAYLALKDDKSLIDAVIWKGSFAGIAFRPEDGIEVIATGRLTTYPGRSKYQIVIERLELAGEGALMLLLERLKAKLGAEGLFDQARKVPLPFMPRVIGVVTSPTGAVIRDILHRLADRCPTRVILWPVLVQGEGAAAQVAAAVKGFDALVPGGAVPRPDLVIVARGGGSIEDLWAFNEEAVVRAVAECSIPIISAVGHETDTTLCDYAADVRAPTPTAAAEIAVPVRADLIAHLRQQGMRMTRLARRYHERAGEQLAALARLLPRPAQLLDPQRQRTDDLAERLRRGLAHRISDARGDLAHAGAALRPALLSQRLLRDRNRLDQLWRMLPRPTQLAERRAQQLNQLGDRLRRGFAHRLSDGRGALARAGAGLRPGLIDRQLVRDRERVERLGRLLESLHPDKPLSRGYAKVEKRGGGVVTTAAQARAAGALTLHFGDGAVDARVERPGAKAYDQTTPEQPTLL
- a CDS encoding TonB-dependent receptor domain-containing protein; the encoded protein is MKKIAKFNGLMAGAAPVVLGFALLSAPAYAQDEAVAAEGQEIIVTGTLIKNPNLQRATPVLATTADQIELKQNNNAEEILREVPGAVPSIGSAVNNGNGGASFVNLRGLGSNRNVVLLDGVRLVPAELQGRFDLNNIPLALIERVDVLTGGASTTYGADAISGVVNFITKSDFSGLEATISNQITEKGDGNAFRADVTLGANFDDGRGNAVFSVGYQQTDPVYQGDRGFSRFQIDSYSGLPSGSGTSSPSRFTGVSTTGLDSITAGCGQGFSITCTNTQGNRQVTAAGGAFRPSSAFDAFNFNPYNIFQTPFERFNIYGAGRYEVSDAIEVYTRGIFSKNTVSTIIAPSGAFNIGVTVPLSNPFLSAAQRNAFCAFDVNPGVGYTPRFTQAECAAAATATDPSDPNYRAVGVGSRFVASDINNNGTIEAGEGYQSNPQTSLARRATEFGPRVSDFTTTFFDYRLGARGGITDNISWDVFGAYGQSENIQTQKGYWLNSRVRQALMSTNSTSCLNTANDCVPLNLFGPDGSITPGMNAFLNANSQIITKTSLAQARAMINGDVGFTLPWASDGVAFAVGGEYRKYTASQESDLLSQSGDLGGAGGAAPNIAGGFDVYEAIGELVVPVVQDKPFFEDLTIEAGIRYSSYTVDAPGKPSYDSTTWKAGGSWTPVDGVKIRGNYAHAVRAPNIFELFNPVTTALTNLGSDPCAGSAPVADANLRAICIAQGAPASTIGAIENDESGQVNATGGGNLNLKPEKSNSYTVGVVLQPDFMPGFSMSVDYYSIKIKDAITSPTPGDAIASCFGNITAASATDPNCTVIRRNAVTGSLFGEPTEVPGLFLTTSNLGKLTTDGVDLSLNYDRDLGFAKLALSLNGNWTNSQKFKATPGSINRECVGYYSVNCLSIQPEFSFSQRSTLSFDNADISLLWRYVDGVKFEPQQFQDDLDAALIDPGNCPDPLGADGGACMVDPEFRKIKAEHYFDLTGRFHASENVTITLTVQNLLNNKPKVVGNTLGSTSYNSGNVYPSTYDALGRRYAISAKFRF
- a CDS encoding DUF2093 domain-containing protein, which produces MLMFNSGKQAKLHYMANNLRVLASGDHVVCAVTGEKIPLDQLRYWSVAKQEPYASSEISVRAALGQ
- a CDS encoding M23 family metallopeptidase, with amino-acid sequence MLVVGCAQTGAPVDSAVANPAPRPAPVIRSAPPPARPDFVLAGPYVQGGIATGLVPSDTVSLTLGGKRVSFAPDGRFLVGFGRDAAAQAELVATRADGTVVRRTLAIAPRGWRIENLSTLPRQTRPSAEFQRLRPDELKQIAAARAVRSNAGGWRQKFIWPATGRISGLFGAQRIYRGEPGAYHSGVDVARPTGAPIMAPADGVVTLAAAAPFTLEGHLLMIDHGMGLNSAFLHMSRIDVRVGDIVRQGQVLGAVGATGRATGPHLHWGMMWEGERIDPLLIAGPMPIPD